One genomic window of Leptotrichia shahii includes the following:
- the efeB gene encoding iron uptake transporter deferrochelatase/peroxidase subunit: MSDENDKKWFDKKISRRDFLKKAGMVGAGAAIGASGAGAIFANMFSGKANQVVGNEEISFYGEHQSGIATPVQKNVYFAVLDLHSTDKEEIKQMFKDWTDYSEKLMKGELVAPELANHLVPPLDTGETVGLNPYRLTITFGISPSFLDKLKLDNKKMEEFKDLPHFPRDQIKDKYKGGDICIQACADDAQVAFHAVRNLVRKGRALITLKWTQAGFLPIGNGKETPRNLFGFKDGTENPKNNNDFKNVVWYDKNNWLKNGTFLIVRRIQMHLETWDRTNLQEQENTFGRYKESGAPFGETDEFATIDINKKGPDGKPVLPIDSHVYLAKKADVKIARRAFSYSNGIDEVSGQFDAGLLFICFQKHPDQFIKIQNSLGNDDKLNEYITHVGTGIFACFGGIKKGEYIGQKLFE; the protein is encoded by the coding sequence ATGAGTGATGAAAATGATAAAAAATGGTTTGATAAAAAAATATCACGTCGTGATTTTTTGAAAAAAGCAGGAATGGTTGGAGCAGGTGCTGCAATTGGAGCGAGCGGAGCGGGTGCAATTTTTGCAAATATGTTTAGCGGCAAGGCAAATCAAGTTGTTGGAAATGAAGAAATTTCATTTTATGGAGAACATCAGTCAGGAATTGCTACTCCTGTTCAGAAAAATGTTTATTTTGCGGTATTAGATTTACATTCTACAGACAAGGAAGAAATAAAACAGATGTTCAAGGACTGGACAGATTATTCTGAAAAACTTATGAAGGGTGAACTTGTAGCACCAGAACTTGCAAATCATCTAGTTCCTCCACTAGATACAGGAGAAACAGTGGGATTAAATCCGTACCGTCTGACAATAACTTTTGGAATAAGTCCGTCTTTTCTGGATAAATTGAAGCTGGATAATAAGAAAATGGAAGAATTTAAGGATTTGCCACATTTTCCGAGAGATCAGATAAAGGACAAGTATAAAGGCGGTGATATTTGTATTCAGGCTTGTGCGGATGATGCACAGGTAGCATTTCATGCTGTGAGAAATCTTGTTCGTAAAGGACGTGCCTTAATTACTTTAAAATGGACTCAAGCTGGCTTTTTGCCTATTGGAAATGGAAAAGAAACTCCAAGAAATCTTTTTGGATTTAAAGATGGAACGGAAAATCCAAAAAATAATAATGATTTTAAAAATGTTGTCTGGTATGATAAGAATAATTGGCTGAAAAATGGGACTTTTCTTATTGTAAGGCGTATTCAAATGCATCTTGAAACATGGGATAGAACTAATTTGCAGGAGCAGGAAAATACGTTTGGAAGGTATAAGGAAAGCGGGGCTCCATTCGGAGAAACAGATGAATTTGCAACAATTGACATAAATAAAAAAGGACCAGACGGAAAACCAGTTCTACCAATTGATTCACACGTTTATCTTGCCAAAAAAGCTGACGTTAAAATAGCACGCCGTGCCTTTTCTTATTCTAATGGAATAGATGAAGTGAGCGGACAGTTTGATGCGGGACTGCTATTTATATGTTTTCAAAAACATCCTGATCAATTTATAAAGATTCAGAACAGCCTAGGAAACGATGACAAGTTGAATGAATACATTACTCATGTCGGAACAGGAATTTTTGCGTGTTTTGGAGGGATAAAGAAGGGAGAGTACATTGGGCAGAAATTATTTGAATAA
- the efeO gene encoding iron uptake system protein EfeO, which translates to MKKMGILLLIGALMAISCGKDTGAKEGGKAGTTAGKTAEQGKTDLSKETSEYKKYVEGQIDMLLKDTENFAQLLKTGKLDEAKKVYPLIRMAYERSEPIAESFGESDIKIDYRLVDFKEEFKNEEGWKGFHRIEKILWEQNTTKGTEKYAEDLVNDIKELKAKIATIEVTPDLMVTGAIDLLNEVSTQKITGEEEVFSHTDLYDFRANIEGAQKIFELFRPKLEQKDAKLVTTLDTEFKAVNALLDKYMTDDKNYKLYTELKPEDTKALAEAVTKLGEPLSQMGIVIDATPKK; encoded by the coding sequence ATGAAAAAAATGGGAATTTTATTGCTTATTGGAGCATTAATGGCGATAAGCTGTGGCAAAGATACTGGAGCAAAGGAAGGTGGAAAGGCTGGTACAACAGCTGGAAAGACAGCTGAACAAGGGAAAACTGATTTAAGCAAGGAAACTTCTGAATATAAAAAGTATGTTGAAGGTCAGATTGATATGCTTTTAAAGGATACAGAAAATTTTGCACAATTATTAAAGACTGGGAAATTAGACGAAGCTAAAAAAGTTTATCCCTTAATCCGTATGGCTTATGAAAGATCTGAGCCTATCGCTGAAAGTTTTGGAGAATCGGATATTAAGATAGATTACCGTCTTGTAGACTTCAAGGAAGAATTTAAAAATGAAGAAGGATGGAAAGGTTTTCATAGAATTGAAAAAATATTGTGGGAACAAAACACTACAAAAGGAACTGAAAAATATGCAGAAGATCTTGTAAACGACATTAAGGAACTAAAGGCAAAAATTGCCACAATTGAAGTAACACCTGATTTAATGGTTACAGGAGCGATTGATTTGTTAAATGAAGTTTCGACTCAAAAAATTACTGGAGAAGAAGAAGTGTTCTCGCATACTGATTTATACGACTTTAGAGCGAATATCGAAGGGGCTCAGAAAATTTTTGAACTGTTCAGACCTAAATTAGAACAAAAAGATGCTAAGCTCGTAACAACTTTAGATACTGAATTTAAAGCTGTAAATGCACTTCTTGACAAATATATGACAGATGATAAAAATTATAAATTGTACACAGAGTTGAAGCCAGAAGATACAAAAGCTCTAGCTGAAGCAGTTACTAAACTTGGAGAACCTTTATCGCAAATGGGAATCGTAATAGACGCAACTCCTAAGAAATAA
- the rsmA gene encoding 16S rRNA (adenine(1518)-N(6)/adenine(1519)-N(6))-dimethyltransferase RsmA, translated as MKRKKEKYQKKNKHFENENHKAKKKYGQNFLNDSSLLDEILNVANIDEETEVLEIGPGLGFLTEKLIENSKFLTAFEIDDDLIPFLSKKFEKKENFKLVHQDFMEADLKTFFENKKDVKVVANIPYYITSPIINKLLEYRENIDEIYLMVQKEVAERIASKPHSKSMSLLTHAVQFYAEAEYLFTVPKEKFDPVPKVDSAFLGIKILKNKKYESQISEEKYFKYLREAFSNKRKSISNNLSNLGFSKDFVKECLKKVGKTELARAEEFSVQGFIDFIGILEG; from the coding sequence TTGAAAAGAAAAAAAGAGAAATACCAAAAGAAAAATAAACATTTTGAGAATGAAAATCATAAGGCTAAGAAAAAATATGGTCAGAATTTTCTAAATGATAGCAGTTTGTTGGACGAGATTTTGAATGTGGCGAATATTGATGAAGAAACAGAAGTGCTGGAGATTGGACCAGGTTTGGGATTTTTGACAGAAAAATTAATTGAAAATTCTAAATTTTTGACTGCTTTTGAAATAGATGATGATTTAATCCCATTTTTGAGTAAAAAATTTGAAAAAAAAGAAAATTTTAAGTTAGTTCATCAAGATTTTATGGAAGCAGATTTAAAAACTTTTTTTGAGAATAAAAAAGATGTGAAAGTTGTAGCAAATATTCCGTATTACATAACTTCGCCAATTATTAATAAATTGCTTGAATACCGTGAAAATATTGATGAAATCTATTTGATGGTGCAAAAGGAAGTGGCAGAGCGGATTGCCTCAAAGCCACACAGTAAAAGTATGAGCCTGCTTACTCACGCTGTTCAATTTTATGCTGAAGCAGAATATTTATTTACTGTTCCAAAAGAAAAATTTGATCCTGTTCCAAAAGTTGATTCAGCATTTTTAGGAATAAAAATTTTGAAAAATAAAAAATATGAAAGTCAAATTTCAGAAGAAAAATATTTTAAATATTTGAGAGAAGCGTTTTCAAATAAGAGAAAAAGTATTTCTAATAATTTATCGAATTTAGGATTTTCAAAAGATTTTGTAAAAGAATGCTTGAAAAAAGTTGGCAAAACAGAATTGGCTAGAGCAGAAGAATTTTCTGTGCAAGGATTTATTGATTTTATTGGGATTTTGGAAGGTTAA
- the hpt gene encoding hypoxanthine phosphoribosyltransferase, whose protein sequence is MNKDFEFGIKKQLITKEELHKKVKELGEKITEDFKNENEPLIIVGLLKGSIVFMADLIREIKLPLEIDFIEASSYGEGTQSSREVKILKDLRSTINGKNVLVVEDIIDSGFTLKKVLQILGSRNPKKISLCTLLDKPERREVEVNVQYVGFEIPNEFVVGYGLDFNENYRNLEYVGIAEPSVFE, encoded by the coding sequence ATGAACAAAGATTTTGAATTTGGAATAAAAAAACAGCTAATTACAAAGGAAGAGCTTCATAAAAAAGTGAAGGAGTTGGGAGAAAAAATTACTGAAGATTTTAAAAATGAGAATGAGCCGCTAATAATAGTAGGGCTTTTGAAGGGATCTATTGTGTTTATGGCTGATTTGATTAGGGAAATAAAATTGCCGCTTGAGATTGATTTTATAGAGGCTTCTAGTTATGGAGAAGGAACTCAGAGTTCTAGGGAAGTTAAAATTTTGAAGGATCTGAGAAGTACAATTAACGGGAAAAATGTTTTGGTAGTTGAAGATATTATTGATTCAGGATTTACGTTAAAAAAAGTATTGCAAATTTTGGGAAGCAGAAATCCTAAGAAAATATCGCTTTGCACACTTTTAGATAAGCCTGAAAGAAGAGAAGTTGAAGTTAATGTGCAATATGTTGGATTTGAAATTCCAAATGAATTTGTTGTAGGATATGGGCTTGATTTTAATGAAAATTATAGAAACCTTGAGTATGTGGGAATAGCGGAACCATCAGTTTTTGAATAA
- the rplT gene encoding 50S ribosomal protein L20, which produces MPRVKTGIVRRKRHKKVLKEAKGYRGAIKTNYKKANEAVKKAMAYATEHRKLKKRKMRELWIIRINAAARLNGISYSRLMNGLKKAGIELDRKVLADLALNNPAEFAKLVEKVK; this is translated from the coding sequence ATGCCAAGAGTAAAAACAGGAATAGTTAGAAGAAAAAGACATAAAAAAGTTTTAAAAGAAGCAAAAGGTTATAGAGGAGCCATAAAAACAAATTATAAAAAAGCTAATGAAGCAGTTAAAAAAGCTATGGCTTACGCAACTGAACATAGAAAATTGAAAAAAAGAAAAATGCGTGAATTATGGATTATCAGAATTAACGCTGCTGCAAGATTAAACGGAATTTCTTACTCAAGATTAATGAATGGACTTAAAAAAGCTGGAATTGAACTTGATAGAAAAGTTTTAGCAGACTTAGCATTAAACAATCCTGCTGAATTTGCAAAATTAGTAGAAAAAGTTAAATAG
- the rpmI gene encoding 50S ribosomal protein L35: MPKMKTHKGTKKRVKVIGSGKISIRHSGKSHILTKKTHKRKKRLGQDAIAPKGAERKIKKVLAGQEGR; this comes from the coding sequence ATGCCAAAAATGAAAACACATAAAGGAACAAAAAAAAGAGTTAAAGTTATAGGAAGTGGAAAAATTTCTATAAGACATTCAGGAAAGAGCCATATCTTGACTAAAAAGACTCATAAAAGAAAAAAACGTCTAGGACAAGACGCAATCGCTCCAAAAGGTGCTGAAAGAAAAATCAAAAAAGTATTGGCTGGACAAGAAGGAAGATAG
- the infC gene encoding translation initiation factor IF-3, with the protein MFFIRGNNRSDEPRINERIRVREIRVVGDDGEQFGVMSTRDALALAAEKELDLVEISPNATPPVCKIMNYGKFKYEKTKKDKENKKKQKNVVVKEIRIKPHIDEHDKDTKISQIEKFIAKEHKVKVSLRLTGRERLHAESAIKVLDEFASHFEEIATVEKKYGKEQVQKFILLSPKK; encoded by the coding sequence GTGTTTTTTATAAGAGGAAATAACCGATCTGATGAGCCAAGAATAAATGAGCGAATTAGAGTAAGAGAAATTAGAGTTGTTGGTGATGACGGAGAGCAGTTTGGAGTAATGTCTACACGAGATGCATTAGCACTTGCGGCAGAAAAAGAATTGGACTTAGTTGAGATTTCGCCAAATGCTACACCGCCTGTATGCAAAATTATGAACTATGGAAAATTCAAGTATGAGAAAACGAAGAAAGACAAGGAAAATAAGAAAAAACAAAAAAATGTTGTCGTTAAAGAGATTAGAATTAAACCTCATATTGATGAACATGATAAAGATACAAAAATTTCTCAAATTGAAAAATTTATAGCCAAGGAGCATAAGGTAAAAGTCAGCCTAAGACTTACAGGTAGAGAAAGATTGCACGCAGAATCTGCTATTAAAGTATTAGACGAGTTTGCAAGCCATTTTGAAGAAATTGCAACAGTTGAAAAAAAATATGGAAAAGAACAGGTTCAAAAATTTATTTTATTATCGCCTAAAAAATAA
- a CDS encoding type II toxin-antitoxin system PemK/MazF family toxin: MTKCEVFGVYLIDFKINKGGELSNKHYGLVLTKMSSSDKTFLVAPMTSKKRNKKYRGGITIICEKYQNNPSAKKAFIQLRKIREVSIKRLLSNKKYSLDEEDTNKLKVTFHKFFKHLELDMEN; this comes from the coding sequence ATGACAAAATGTGAGGTTTTTGGTGTTTACTTGATAGACTTTAAAATAAATAAGGGTGGAGAATTATCAAATAAGCATTATGGTTTAGTATTAACAAAAATGTCAAGTTCTGATAAAACATTTCTTGTTGCACCGATGACGAGTAAAAAAAGAAATAAAAAATATAGAGGTGGGATTACTATTATTTGTGAAAAATATCAAAATAATCCAAGTGCTAAAAAAGCATTCATACAACTTAGGAAAATTCGAGAAGTAAGTATAAAAAGATTACTAAGTAATAAAAAATATAGTTTAGATGAAGAGGATACTAATAAATTAAAAGTGACTTTTCATAAATTTTTTAAACATTTAGAATTAGATATGGAAAACTAA
- a CDS encoding AAA family ATPase: METNLSKYLRARRPIIWVHSGDYKEVDTIVTEATKEYKNKAIFEYRAFGAVNFETKVKSDEVADLYSFLNILFSVGFKTNVFLLIKNTEEEMKEARNIAFIKKIAEKMYNDINYNFNIIIVDEDVNVPKGLEKFTSIIDIETMDETTINQYIQDFAQKNNARIYWDDLGDLSISLKGLTKLDLDHILNMILEENYGAISKGANQIIIREKGQIIKKSSILEIIDFKEKIEEIGGLEGLKEWLSSKAQVFRRLDEAKKFGVDTPKGVLLVGMPGCGKSLAAKASARLFNVPLLRLDIGRLLGKYVGESEHNMRVALKTAESISPCILWIDEIEKAFAGIDQNGGASDITKRLFGQFLTWLQEKENTVFVVATANDITAFPPEFLRKGRFDEVFFIDFPNEEERERIFEIHLEKRRKMSDDINLKELAEETEGYCGADIEEIVKNAVENKFILETENEEEKKITTNNLLEATKSIDSLSNILSDKIDVLKKSYKKFKIKSASQKIKNGKRIAGRPTFKDMVIVNGGKYTPSFFNEEREVCNLEVCKYQTTQDMWMEVMGNNPSEFKGGRRPVEKVSWWDSLEFCNKLSEKYGLKPVYDLSRKEEGILRIHQLNGKTEYPNVADFRKTEGFRLPTEVEWEWFARGGEIAMQDGTFDYKYSGSNNIDEVAWHKGNSGDQTHDVGIKKPNQLGLYDCSGNICEWCYDTTNSGYISEKIPYIYDETENDRRLRGGCWDIDDYKDNISISKRYSNSANSTITSVTLLSNYFKTVQISCGFRIVRTI; the protein is encoded by the coding sequence ATGGAAACAAATTTATCAAAGTATTTAAGGGCAAGAAGACCTATAATTTGGGTACACAGTGGAGATTACAAGGAAGTTGACACAATTGTAACAGAAGCGACTAAAGAATATAAAAATAAGGCGATTTTTGAATATAGGGCCTTTGGAGCTGTAAATTTTGAAACCAAGGTTAAAAGTGATGAAGTTGCAGATTTGTATAGCTTTTTAAATATTCTTTTTTCGGTTGGTTTTAAAACAAATGTATTTTTATTGATAAAAAATACGGAAGAAGAAATGAAAGAGGCACGAAATATTGCTTTTATTAAAAAAATAGCTGAAAAAATGTATAATGATATAAATTATAATTTTAATATAATAATTGTTGATGAAGATGTAAATGTACCAAAAGGATTAGAAAAATTTACAAGTATAATTGATATTGAAACTATGGATGAAACAACAATTAATCAATATATTCAAGATTTTGCTCAAAAAAATAATGCTCGAATTTATTGGGATGATTTGGGAGATTTGTCAATTTCTTTAAAAGGTTTAACCAAGTTAGATTTGGATCATATTTTAAATATGATATTAGAAGAAAATTATGGAGCTATTTCAAAAGGTGCTAATCAAATAATCATTCGTGAAAAAGGGCAAATAATTAAAAAATCTTCAATTTTGGAAATTATTGACTTTAAGGAAAAAATAGAAGAAATTGGTGGGCTTGAAGGGCTGAAAGAATGGTTAAGTTCTAAAGCACAAGTATTTAGAAGACTGGATGAAGCTAAGAAATTTGGAGTGGATACACCAAAAGGAGTACTGCTTGTGGGAATGCCAGGCTGTGGTAAAAGTTTGGCAGCAAAAGCAAGTGCAAGATTGTTTAATGTTCCATTATTAAGGCTGGATATAGGAAGACTTTTGGGAAAATACGTTGGTGAATCGGAGCATAATATGAGAGTCGCACTAAAAACAGCCGAATCAATAAGTCCGTGCATTTTATGGATAGATGAAATAGAAAAAGCCTTTGCAGGAATAGATCAAAACGGTGGAGCAAGCGACATAACAAAACGTCTATTTGGACAATTTTTGACTTGGTTACAGGAAAAAGAAAACACAGTATTCGTAGTAGCAACAGCCAACGATATAACAGCCTTCCCGCCAGAATTTCTAAGAAAAGGGCGATTTGATGAAGTATTTTTCATAGACTTCCCAAATGAGGAAGAAAGAGAAAGAATATTTGAAATTCACCTTGAAAAAAGAAGAAAAATGTCAGACGACATAAACTTGAAAGAACTGGCAGAAGAAACGGAAGGCTACTGCGGTGCTGATATAGAAGAAATCGTCAAAAACGCAGTTGAAAATAAATTTATATTAGAAACTGAAAATGAAGAAGAAAAGAAAATTACAACAAATAATTTATTAGAAGCAACTAAAAGTATAGATTCTTTATCGAATATTTTATCTGATAAAATAGATGTTTTGAAAAAGAGTTATAAAAAATTCAAAATAAAATCAGCTTCTCAAAAAATAAAAAATGGTAAAAGAATAGCTGGAAGACCGACATTCAAAGATATGGTTATAGTAAATGGAGGAAAATACACACCATCATTCTTTAATGAAGAAAGAGAAGTTTGCAATTTAGAAGTTTGTAAATATCAGACAACACAAGATATGTGGATGGAAGTAATGGGGAATAATCCATCAGAATTTAAAGGTGGAAGACGTCCAGTTGAAAAAGTGTCTTGGTGGGATTCTTTGGAGTTTTGTAATAAATTAAGTGAAAAGTATGGATTAAAACCAGTATATGATTTAAGTCGAAAAGAAGAAGGAATATTAAGAATACATCAATTAAATGGTAAGACAGAATACCCAAATGTAGCAGATTTTAGAAAAACTGAAGGATTTAGATTGCCAACAGAAGTAGAATGGGAATGGTTTGCAAGAGGTGGCGAAATTGCAATGCAAGATGGAACATTTGATTATAAATATTCAGGCAGTAATAATATAGATGAAGTTGCTTGGCACAAAGGAAATTCAGGAGACCAAACTCACGATGTAGGAATAAAAAAACCAAATCAATTAGGACTTTATGATTGTAGTGGAAATATATGTGAATGGTGTTATGACACTACTAATTCAGGATATATATCAGAAAAAATACCATATATATATGATGAAACTGAAAATGACAGAAGATTAAGAGGAGGTTGTTGGGATATTGATGATTATAAAGATAATATAAGTATATCTAAGAGATATAGCAATAGTGCTAATAGTACTATAACGAGTGTGACTTTACTTTCAAATTATTTTAAAACTGTACAAATTTCTTGTGGTTTTCGTATAGTTAGAACAATTTAA